The Flavobacterium sp. 1 genome contains the following window.
GGAACAGGCAAAAGCTCCGTGCTTCTGGCCTGTATCCAATCCTGGCGTTTGTTGCCCTGACATTTGGGACAATGCCGATTGCGGCAAGAATTGTAACTAATGGTAAGATTACCACAGCCGTCGCATGCATTGATATGCCCACCTAATTCGGCTGTTCGGCATTTTTTTATGGCGTAAAGCGTGCGAAGCTGCCAAGTATTCAATCCATAGTTTTCAATTTTTGAGCCAATCTTTCGCAGTACATCGGCTACTTCAAACTGCGGCTGCATTTTGCAAATAGCGTATCGAGTGGACTAAAAATGCGTTGGCTCTCGAGTTGGGCAATATGCAAATACTCTAGCGTAGTTTCTATGTTTTGGTGACCCAAAAGATCTTTGAGCGTCATAATATCCATTCCATCTTCGAGCAGATGAGTGGCATAACTGTGCCGAAGCGTGTGGGTGTGAACTTCTTTTTTTATACCTACTGCTTTGGCTACTTGCCTGACCGCCCACTGAACCCCACGTTGGGAATAACGATTGTCAAAATCTCCGCCTGCTCCATTGACCAAAGGCTGACCGTTGAAAAGATAATCTTGAGGTTTTTCGGCTTCTATATATTTCTTTAAACCCCTTATTAAGTGTTCCGATAAAGGAACGTAGCGGTCTTTTTTACCTTTTCCCTGCACCACTTTGAGCTGTTTTCTATCTAAATCCAAATCCTGTAAACGAACAGAGCGGGCTTCCATACAGCGGAGCCCGCAACCATACAGCAGGCCAATTAGAATTTTATGCTTGAGCAGTTTAGCGCCTTGGAGCATTGCCCAAACTTCTTCTTTGCTCAAAACAACAGGGAGTTTTTTCTCGTATTTTATTGAGGGCAAACACAGGAATTCATACGGCAATCCTTCGGATTTCAGTAAAAAACGAAGCCCGTAAACACAGTGTTTAAAATACGTTTGCGAAGGAGTTTTGGACTTTTTTTGTTGGTAAAACAAGTAGTCCTGCACTTGCTCGGGATCAAGCTGGGTGGGAATTTTGCCAAAATAAAGCGAAATCGCCGCCACATGGCGGGAATAGTTGTTAAATGTACTCTGGCTTCGACCCAAGACCGAAACTGTACGCTCAAATCGAGCTAGTAATTCTTCAAAATCTGGAACTTTCCGTTTGGCTTGATTCAGGATTTTGTTTTCTCTTAAATCTTCTGGATGCTTTTTTTTGTTACCATTATTTACGATTTTTATTTATCTTAGTAAGGTACTAAATCATGTTGGTGCTACCGAAGGTTTAGTTCAACAGGTACTACAACGGATTTAGGCAATTGGCATAATGGAAAGTTGGTTTTGTGTTTGGGATGATTTGGCAAATCCGAAAATAGGGCTTAATTTAGTCCCAAACCCGCTGTAGTGCCAAGACGTTATAAGCAAGTTTAAATCACATTAAATAAACAAAAATAAATTAAATGAGAACTTTTATAATTGCATTGGTTTTATGCATTTCAACAAATTTCAGTTTCGCCCAAACTCAATTAGAAATGAATACCGAAGCGGGAAATAGCTTTCTAAAAGCAGATAAAGAATTGAATTCTATATATGCTAAGATTTTAAAAGAATATAAATCTGATACTGCTTTTATAAAAAATTTAAAAACCGCCCAAAATATTTGGATAAAATTTCGTGATGCTGAAATGATGATGAAATATCCTGATAGAGAACCTGGTTATTATGGAAGCATTCAACATGTATGTTGGTATAACTACCTAGAAGAATTAACAAAAAAAAGAACTAAAGAACTAAAAATTTGGCTCACAGGAATTGAAGAAGGTGATAGTTGTTCTGGCTCAGTGAAAACGAAATAAAAACCTGCTTATAACAGGTACAACGGATTTAGGCATTAGGCTTAATGGAGAGTTGGTTTTGTATTTGGGATGGGATGATTTGGCAAATCCGAAGAATGGGTATTATTTAATCCCAAACCCGCTGATTACTATGGTATTACCAAATAAAAATTCGTAAAAAAGCCATCTGTTTTTTGCGAATAATTAATAACTTTGGTTTAGGAAAAACAAAAAAGTCTTGCGAAGGGGAAGAGCATTTTTTTCTCTTTCCTTTCAAAAGAAATTTTATTTAATGTTTTTTTTACGCTACTTGTCTTTTTTCAAACATTTTGTTTTCTCTTATGCATGCACATACTCTATGTACAAGTTTGTTCCTAACATTGTTTATGATAAGCATCTTGTTTTTACCTTCTTCCACCTTTCGATTAAAATAATTTTTTAATTCAGGATCACTGGTAATTGCTGACAAGGCACACATATGAAGCTGTTTTTTTAATTTTTTGTTAGCCACATAATGGACTTTTGGTTTTGAGCGAATACTTTTCCCCGAGGTATGTTCAAAAGGTACAACACCTGCATAACAAGCCAGTTGGCGAGGAGTTCTATACATTGTAAATTCGTTTGTAAAACAAATCAAAAACAAAGCCGTTACTTTTCCGATGCCAATAACAGATGTGACAAGAGTGAAAATTCTAGAAATATTTTCATCGTCATTTATTGTTTTGTCCAATTGTTTTTCAATGTTTTTTAGATCCAAATCAATTCCCTTGATGGTGCTTTTCTGTAGTTTTTCAGAAAGTCTGGCTACTTCCAAATCAAAGGCTTTGAGTTCTTTTACATTTCGCAACAAAGAAGCTTTTGTTGCAACTAATTTTTCCCGCAGGGACAAAAGATTTCTCATTTTGTTGATTTCCATTCTCGGAGCATTAAAAATAACTGCTTCCTCCACATTTTTCATGGCATAAAAAGCAATTCTTTGGGCATCAACTTTGTCGTTTTTGCCTCTTTGAACCCCAATGCTGCGAATAATTTTCAGTGACATTTCGACCCAAAGTGAGAACTTTTCAATCATTAGACATTTGATTATTAACTTGCCGTACATTCCTGTGTGTTCTAAACAAACAAGCGTGTTTTCAAACGTGGAACCTTGTTCCTTGAGCCATTTGCAAAGGGACTTGATTCCTTTGTAATCATTTACAAACTGGCTGTGAATTGATTTTTCTTTATTTCTATCCAAAATTACTACGGCATCAAAATATTCTTTTGACACATCAACACCTAAAAAATGTTTAAATTTGCTCATAAGAAAAGATTTTAAGGATTAGCAACCAAATTATTGAACACACTCGTAACCTTGATAATAGGCCTTAAAACCTGAATTACTATTTGATGCTTGTTCAATATAAACTGACAAAGTCCTAATCAGCGGATAAGTCTAAAAACTTTGTAGTACCAATGGTGTACTTTGTCAGTTTGGCTGTTAATTTAAATTTACGAATAATTTATTATGCAAATCTAAAGGTAGTAACAGAACGTCAGGCTGTGAAAAAACTACTTCAAATTTAGAAAGTATTCGGAGGGCTACCAAAGAAAAATCTCAAATATGAGATTCTCAGGAGGCTAATTTTAGTTTTTTCACAGACTGACGTTGGCAGAAACCCTAAAAGAGACGTAACTAAAGAAAATAAGAAAAATGGAAGAAAATAGAAAAAATCATTGGGAAACAGTTTACGAAACTAAAAATCCGAACGAAGTAAGTTGGACGCAAGAAATTCCGAAAACTTCATTAGATTTTATAAAATCTTTCGACTTAACGAAAAACTCTAAAATCATTGATATTGGTGGCGGAGATAGTAAACTCGTAGATTTTCTAATCGAAGAAGGTTTTGAAAATATAACTGTTTTGGATATTTCTGCAAAAGCAATTGAGAAAGCGAAAGAAAGATTAGGAACAAACGCTGAAAAAGTAAATTGGATTGTAAGCGATATAACAGAATTTGAACCAAATGAAACTTTTGAAGTTTGGCACGACAGAGCAACATTTCATTTCTTGACGAGTGAAGAGCAAATTCAAAAATATATGGAAACTGCAAGAAAATCAGTTTCAGGATATTTAACAGTTGGAACCTTTTCTGAAAACGGTCCGAAAAAATGTAGCGGTTTAGACATAAAACAATATAGCGAAGAAACATTAACCGCCGAAATGGAGAATGGATTTGAAAAAATAAAATGTGTAACCGAAGACCATACAACTCCTTTTGAAACAAAGCAGAATTTTATTTTTTGTAGTTTTAAACGACAACTAAACTAACCAAAAGGGCTATCTGCCAACACACGCTACAAGCAATTGGGGTTTTAGGCTTAATTTGAAAACGGTTTTGTACTTGGAAAATTAGTCATTATCCGAAGATTTAGGCTTCCTTAATCCCCAACTGCTTGTAGCGCGAGAACGTCAGGCTGTGAAAAAACCTCCTCAAATTTAGAAAGTATTCGGAGGGCTACCAAAGAAAAAACTCAAATATGAGATTCTCAGGAGGCTGATTTTAGTTTTTTCACAGACTGACGTTACCAGCAATTTTAAAAAACCGAAAACTAACAATGAAAAAACAATTTGAATTTACTACTGAAACCATTTTCCCAATTATAGTTATTTTGCTTAGCTTAATTAATATATCTAATCGAACAGAAAATATTTTTTCTTTATCTATCTTGGTCTCGTTAATTGGAATAATTGGAACAGTTTTATATTTCTTTAAAAATCCATTTTCAACCAAACTAATCTACATTTGGATTATTGCTCAAGTAATAATTATTGTACCCTTTTTAGACCTTAGTCAAGGTTTTAGTTTTAAATTCGGCTTTAGTTTTGCAACTTCAGATGAAGTTGTAGGTGTGAATTTTAATTTATTAGCTATATTGTTATTAGGTTTTATAAAAATACTTGAAGCTTCAAATCTTGTTGGAAAAAAAGTGACACTTAAAGAATTTCGTCAAAGTAATCTTGGTGATATTTTTCCAATAAATGGAATTATAACTAAACGAATTAATCTGAATAATGAGAAAGATTGGCTTTTGGTAGAATTGGAAAAACCATTTATTTACAATGGTCATAATATTAATCAGTCACTAATCAAAAGAAAAGAAGACAAAGCAATTAAGCTAAAAGAAAAGAACCAAATAATATTCTTTAGACTTGTTTATAACGAGAAAGATCTAGAAAACACACTTGACAAATCTAAATTCCCTTTTATAGATTGGGTTTTATGCGAATAAAAAAACTGCTGGTAACAGCTACAACGGATTTGGGCAATTGGCTTAATGGAAAGTTGGTTTTGTATTTGGGATGATTTGGCAAATCCGAAAATAGAGCTTAATTTAGTCCCAAACCCGCCGTAGTACCAAGACGTCAGGCTGTGAAAAAACCTCTTCAAATTTAGAAAGTATTCGGAGGGCTACCAAAGAAAAAACTCAAATATGAGATTCTCAGGAGGCAGATTTTAGTTTTTTCACAGACTGACGTCAGGCTGTGAAAAAACCTCCTCAAATTTAGAAAGTATTCGGAGGGCTACCAAAGAAAAAACTCAGATATGAGATTCTCAAGAGGTAGATTTTAGTTTTTTCACAGACTGACGTTATGTGATAGCTATGAGAAAATCAGACGTAAATACAACATATAAAAGGTTTTAGATTTAAAATTTGGCTAAAAAAAAGTAGAAAACTGAAAGTTAAAATATATTTTATGAATCTGTTTAGAAATAACATAGAAACACATTTTAAAAAAATTTCAATTAATGGAAGAATGGCTTTTGGTATTAAATGTTTAGAAGAATATTTGACTGAGAATAAAATAAAAAATATTTGGACAGAAAGATTAATAAATACTTTATGGGAATTCACATCAAGCCAAAATCTTCCTGAATGGGATACAAAAATTTCAGATTTAACACCTGAAGGTATTTTAGATAATCACCCGAAAAACATTGCTAAAAATTATAAATCTCTAAGTGAATCCGAATTTAAAAGTCTAAAAGATTTTTATTTGAAAGTTGACGATAAACTAATTTTTTTAATAAACTTAGTGATTGACATTGGCACAACTGATTTATATGGAACAACAGGAAAGCATAGTTCAAATACATTAAAGTCAACGATGGAAGTTTATAAATTTGCTAAAAAAGAACTCCATGAATTACCAGATTTGAATAAATTTAATTTTACAAAGTTTTCCGAAAGTAACGGTTGGGGAAACCGAGTTAATAAGGAATTATTCAAATAAAAAACTCATTTCAACAAATTGAATTAGAAAAGCAGAAACTTAAAAATTGTATTTGGAAAATGAAATGGAATTTAACGGAAATAAATACGTAAATAGCCGTCACATAACAGGTACTACTACAGCGGATTTTGGCAATAGGCTTAATGGAAAATTGAGTTTGTATTTGGCATGATTTGGCAGATCCGAATAATGGGCTTAATTTAGTCCCAAACCCGCTGAGTACCAGAACGTCAGGCTGTGAAAAAACCTCTTCAAATTTAGAAAGTATTCTGAGGGCTACCAAAGAAAAATACTCAAATATGAGATTCTCAGGAGGCAGATTTTAGTTTTTTCACAGACTGACGTTATGCCTCATGCTAAAAAAACCGACAGATGAGCGAAAGAAAAAATCGTAAACTAAACAAAGAAATAAAAGTTGAAGAGGTTGAATTTGATAGCGATGAAAATTTTGCTTTTATTGTGGGATACACTTCTGGTGGCGCATCCTATGGCATGACACACGAAGAGATGAATGAAATTGAAAAAGAAAACAACGAAACTAACGATATAATATAAAAGAAAACAAATGTCATCTGGAGAAGCACATACAATTTGGTTTCCTGAATTAAAGCAGCTTTTGCAAGAGAATTGGAAGACTAATTTGACAATTCGAAAACAGTTTAAACTTGTGGCTGACTTAGATAATAAACTGAACCAAATTAGAACTGAAAGAAATATTCAACCCCCAATGATGTGGTGTCCGAAATGCCAAGAAAGACATCGCTCAAAGTTTAGGTCAATTTCTATAACTGCAATGTATTTTGCTTTAAAAAAATTTGATAATTGTACCGAAATTGAATTTAAGGAATTAATAAAGAATTGGAAAGTATATTCAGAAGAGAAAAATATTGACATTTACGGAAAAGAAATGGCTAAAAGCAATTTAACACAAAGTACGAAGGCATAACACTTGCTACATTGCTTTTCACACAATATTTTTACAAAAAAGAGTTTCTTATAAGGAATTCTTTTGAATATTAGTAAGTTAAGAAAGACCTTATTCTCTTTATCAAAAAACCTTTCTCTGGATTTAATCCAACACACCATAAGAAATAAGAAGCGTCGCACTTGTTAATAATAAATGCGTTAATTTCACATCCCACATATTTGTTTTCAGATTCCTGTTTCCAGCGATACTTATTTGTCTTTGGAATTCTAGATTTTAATTCATCAGGAAGGTTGTCAAACAGCCCATTTCTAATATAGTGTTTAACATTAGTATCCCATGAATTACGCTTGATTGAAGAAATCATATAATATTATTAAGGCTATTTTTATAGTAGAAGCAGGTAAAAATAAAACACTTTTGATCAACTTATAATAATTATGATTGAAGATTTTTCGAAGTTTTATTCTGCTTCTTCTAAGACTCTAAATCTTTCAGTTTCACTGCCCACGAGTTCCGAGTGAATGGGCAGCAAGATATTGGTTGTTTAACAACCGGACATCTGGCCGATTGCAGGAACGTTGCAATCTTCCAGCTTTTTAAAAGTCAGGCACTAATTTATGATGGATAAAAGACATAACTTATCTTAGGTAAATATTAGCTATGATAACAGAGGGATGATTTTATGAAATGAATAGGTTGAAACCGCTAAAGCCTAAATCACTTTCCAAAAGAAAAAGGAAAAAAAGAAAGCAGATTCGAAATTGGACAGTTAGGCAAACTGAGTGCTATAAGTCCCGAAGGGTGACAGGGCGAGGAACGAGACTTGTCATTATGCGCACGTAGTTGCCTAACTGTCCAATACCTTGGCTGATTTTTTCTCCTTTGGGTGTAGTTATTTTAAACTTTTAAAAAGCTTGAAAAATTATTTTTTAATGTCTTTTGAAAGTGTACGCTTCTCAAAATCAAATGAAAAAATTGAAAAAAGAAGCGTACTTTTTCAAACAATATACTTTTAAAATCCGCAAAATTCTGACTATTTTCAGGAAGATTTTCGCGGATATCTTGGAAAAATTAGAGCAATCAAAAACTGTTTAATTCTTTGTGCTAACTAGAGTAATAGTGTCTGCAAGATTATTGTTTGAAATATAATCTAATATAAAATCTTCAGCCTCTTTTTTATGGTCAGGAGAAGTCGAAAAGGAGTTGAGATAAAAGTCTTCATTTTCATCTGCAATATGAATGATTTCAGTGTAGCCTTTGGTAATTAAAGAACCTTTTAGTTTTAATATTTTAAGTTCAATATCTCTGTCAACATCTCTTTTTACTCGGAGGTTTATAGTTTTATTCATGTGATATTTTTTTGGTAATGTAGTAGAGCAAATAATGTTTCAAAACAAAAAAGAGACTTTTCGAGTCTCTTTTTGGAATTAATATATCTTTATAAAAGCTTATTTCTCTTTTAGTAATTTTTCCAAAACCTTAATCTGTTCATCTTTAGCTTTAATAAGTTCTAAATTTAACCGCTTAATTTCTTCTAAAGCCTCTATCCCTTTTTCTATTGGATTTACATTAAATGTTGCACTATGACCTGTATTCAAGAAAGCTCCATTATCAAATGTATTCGAAATAATATTTATTGCCTGATCCTCGTCAAAGTTCTGAAACGCTTCCACAGGAATTTTTAATGAATTCGAGATTTGATTTAGTATATCATCTTCAATTACATCTTTTTGCTCCAGCAAAGAAATTTTCTTTTGATTCCAGTCATTTCCCAGATCAAAAGCCAATGCCTCTTGTTTGATTCCAAGCATTTCTCTGAAGCGTTTTACGTTTCTTCCCTGATGTATTTTCTGTTCCATAATGAGTATCAATTTTCTGAAGGCTCAAAGATAAAGCCATTTGGATTAAAAAATTTGAGTTTCAAAGATAAAAAAATATCCTGTAAAATATCCTTTTTATCAGATATTATATCCGCTTTTCGAATAGATTATCCTTTTTAAAGAATGGAACTTCGCTTGTGAATTTAAAATCTTCCCACTATGAAAAAGAATAAAATATCCTTCGAAACAAGATTTTGGGCAGGGTTTGTGGCAGGAAATCCATTTGAGGCATTTGACGCCATTTTTGACTTTGCACATCTTGATTATTATAAACAGAATTTAAGTGAAGCAGTACTTCACTGCTATAAGAGAAAAGTCTACAAGCAGGATGCTCCTTGCAATGCTTTTGTCTTTTATACTGCTATATGCTCTTTTCTCAAAGTCTGTTACTGCCTGAAGGTGAAAGACAAGAAATGGAAAGTGAAAGAGTCTTCCCGCTCCGAAACGGTATTTCATCTTTCTTCTCTGACCAAGGAAGAATACGACAATCCTTTTTTGGTGCTTCAAAGTGCATTTGAAGAGAGAACACTTCAACAGTTTGAATTTTTCTTAAGTGAAATCACAGAGCTTTCATTGTCTCCATATTATGTAGATCCTGACTCAGACCTTACAACACCTTATATTCATTTAATCAAAATGCTCGATGCAGGGGAACTGATGAGAGAAAGAGGCGTTGAGAGAATCAAGAAAACTGATCAGATTGAACCTGTAACGGAATAAAATATCCTTTATCTAATCTTCAAAAACACAGTATTATGAAAACTTCAGAAAAACTTTTATTTCCAAAACTCGAAAACGAGTTTTTAGAAAATATCCTCAGACAGTTGGTCAACCAGCATACTATCATTCAGATGTTTTTTACCAAACAGCCTTCTTCCGTGTATTCATATCTTATTATCCATATCGAAAAAAATATAGATGCCGAGCAGCTACAACAGAACAAATGGGTAAATAAAGTTAGAAATCGCTATCAGATCGATGTCTATTTTATCTACTCTCAAAAACTTCATCATCTATTTTCTTTAGGACATCCCTTTATTGAATTTTACTGCCAGCCTTCGGCTCTTATTTACAAAGATGAAGAATGTGAAAATCCGCTTATCATTACACGGGACTGGAAGAAATACAAGAAGAGATTTACCATGTTTCAAGACCATTTTTATCACGATCACGATCTTCACAAGTCACAAGTCCAAAATCTGATTTCAGAAGGTTCATCAAACAGTGTTTTTACATCGTATGCAAGATTGATTGAATATGATCTTGAATATTTAGAAGAATTGTATTCAGGAAATAAATCAGCTTTGTTGAGTTTAGATGAAAGGATCAATAATCTTATAGAATACATTCCTGAGATTCAAAAATACTTTGTAAGAAACAGTCACAACAAATATTATCTCACTGATTTATTCGCAAAAGCAAAAGAAGCAACCGCCGATGATGATGCAATCTATAGAAATGAAATGTATGAAGCAGTTGGAATTGCCGAAAAAAGTCTCTATCGTCTTATCGAAGAACGGCTTGACGAATTAAAAAAGCTGATTAAAAAAGGATTATATAAAAAAACGAAGTTTCATGTCAAATTAACGACAAACGTAAAGATATAATTGTGGAGATTGCAATAGAAACCATATTAAACTCGGTTGAAGTCGAACAGATCTACTTATATCATCAAATTACCTACGGTGAAAAAACGACCTATTATCTGATGCTTATAGCTGTGGGGGTAGGTAATGAAAAATTAAGATTAATCACTGATTCCCTAAAAAGCAAAATAGGCGGAAAATATGATTTTGTTTTGTTGAGCCACAGCCGTTACTCAATACAAACTAACCTATATCAACATCAAAATTTCTTTTCCAATATTATACAAGATAAATACCTGATATATTCATCCAGCAATTACCATCCAGAATTTCATTGGGAGATTCCTCACAATCCTTATCACGCTGATCTACATTTTTATTATAAGCCGACCAAAGATATTGCCTTGCAATTTTTTGCAATAGTCAATACTACTAAAGAAAACTATCAAGGTTTAGATTCCCTTTTTACATTATTTTTTATGTCCTTTTGCAGGACATACATTTTTGTAAAAACCTATTACCTCCCTAATTATCTGTCTAATCAAACATTATGGCAATTATGTATCTATGCAGATGCCGACATACGAAAGTATAATTATTTAATAGAGCAGTTCTGGACTGATTTCTTTCCTTATTTAGATAGACACATGACCCTTCATCATAAGCTGTCAAAACTCAACAAAGAAGAGGTTGATCAGATGAATGTTATTGTTGAGAAACTGATGTACGAACTGTATAATTTGGTTATTGAGGGCAGATTGCTATTGAGTTTTGAGCAAGATTAATAAATGAATTAATCGATTTAAAAATAAATATCATGGAAACAGATGAAATTGAAAAGCTAGAAACTATAAAGAGATTGACCTCCAGTTGTCTCAGTACTTTGCGACCAGTTGATAATAAAAATAGGATTCACAGTGCTGAAATAAAAGTATATGATTATTACGAACTTGCCTCAGTCATAAGAAACCTGATGAAATTATGTGTTGTGGCGCTGGATCATGATGGAGCTGAAGTTCCTGTTACAATAGAAAATCGGTCAATTGATGTTGGGCTTATACTAGGAATTGCCCTGCAGTTATTTCCAATCGATGAATTCGAACTGTTAAATGAAATAAGCATATTATTTCCTGTAGATCATGATCAAATGATAAATGAGAAGACTGAAAATCAGAAAGAAAACTTCAAAGATACTTCTGAAAAATAAAGCATATAAATTACATTTAGCTCATGCTTTCATGGACATATTATGACCATCAATATTATAAAAAAGCATATTATCTTTGTAAAAGCTGAGAACGAAACCCTTTATCATGGACAAATTTTGCTTATGATATTCAGTGTTTTAGATTCTATCTTTGTAAAATAAACATAACTAAATGCTGTAATTTGTTAGAAGATCAATTTTTAACTTCTGCAAAAAAGACCTGACTTCGGAAGGTGTTTTCAGCTCCCAGCAGGGCAAGTTGTTTTGAGGCACTAATCAAGTTTCGAGTGCCTCAAAACACAACTTGCCGTTGTCCTGCGACAACTTTTTTAGAAATGGTTTTAAATTGAAAGGGCTTGATGCCCTTTTTTTGTTTTTTCGGTAATTTAAAAAGTGATTCACCCTCAAACACGCTTAAGCTTACAAATAGTTTCGAGGATGATAATAAGTTCCTTTTGTTTAAGGTTGTTAAAAACACCTTACCAATACACGCAGTATTGTTTGTTTTTGCAGTTTGTTAGCTATTGAATTGTGTAAGGTATCTGCAAAACTATAAAACTATAAAAGCAGTAAGGCTGTTTTTACATACATATGCTTTTACATGAATACATGCGAATCAAGGGTTGAAAATCAATTGGCAAGGCGACAAAATAAGAAAGAAATAACTTTCAAATAATTTGTTTTAAAGTCTGGAAATCAGTACATTTAAGGTGTATTCAACGCACTTTTAAACATATGATTAACCAGACTAAAGTCCTAAAATTAGTACATATTTATTTAACAATCTGTGATAGATTTGAAAAAGATTTAAAATATACTTGTGAGCGATTCAGCAACAACGATAAGCCGGATTTAACAGATGAAGAAATTATGACCATTTATTTATTTGCAATTGAGGAAGAACAACGATTTACCGTAAAACAAATTCACAAATTTGCCGGTGACTATTTGCGTCTATGGTTTCCAAATCTAGGCTCTTATTCTGTATTTTCAAATAGATTAAATAGATTATCAGAGTCTTTCAAACACTTAGCCGCTAACTTGATTTCAGAACATTACCCCCAAGAATGCTATTCTGACCAAAGCTTACTGGACTCAATGCCTATTATTACTTGTTCGGGAAAGCGTTCTGGAAAAGTTGCCAAAGACATTACAGATAAAGGATATTGTTCTACAAAAAGCATGTATTACTATGGGGTAAAACTTCATGCGTTAGCTTTTAGACGAGAAAATAGAATTCCTTTTCCCGAGGAGATACAAATTACCCCTGCATCTGTCAATGATTTAACCGTATTCAAAGAAGTATGGTCAACTAAAGAAGATAGAATCTTTTTTGGTGATAAAATCTATCAAAATAAAGAGTTCTTTTCTGATTTTGAGAAAGAAAAAAACTCTGTAATGATGACACCAGTTAAAGCAATAAAAGGAGAATGTCAAGAAATCAGAAATAGAGATAAAGCTTCAAACGACTTGTATTCAACAGCGGTATCAAGAGTTAGGCAACCTATTGAATCCTTTTTTAATTGGTTGATTGAAAAAACAAATAT
Protein-coding sequences here:
- a CDS encoding transposase, whose product is MINQTKVLKLVHIYLTICDRFEKDLKYTCERFSNNDKPDLTDEEIMTIYLFAIEEEQRFTVKQIHKFAGDYLRLWFPNLGSYSVFSNRLNRLSESFKHLAANLISEHYPQECYSDQSLLDSMPIITCSGKRSGKVAKDITDKGYCSTKSMYYYGVKLHALAFRRENRIPFPEEIQITPASVNDLTVFKEVWSTKEDRIFFGDKIYQNKEFFSDFEKEKNSVMMTPVKAIKGECQEIRNRDKASNDLYSTAVSRVRQPIESFFNWLIEKTNIQRAGKVRSTKGLLVHLFGKIAAAFINLIF
- a CDS encoding IS110 family transposase, whose protein sequence is MSKFKHFLGVDVSKEYFDAVVILDRNKEKSIHSQFVNDYKGIKSLCKWLKEQGSTFENTLVCLEHTGMYGKLIIKCLMIEKFSLWVEMSLKIIRSIGVQRGKNDKVDAQRIAFYAMKNVEEAVIFNAPRMEINKMRNLLSLREKLVATKASLLRNVKELKAFDLEVARLSEKLQKSTIKGIDLDLKNIEKQLDKTINDDENISRIFTLVTSVIGIGKVTALFLICFTNEFTMYRTPRQLACYAGVVPFEHTSGKSIRSKPKVHYVANKKLKKQLHMCALSAITSDPELKNYFNRKVEEGKNKMLIINNVRNKLVHRVCACIRENKMFEKRQVA
- a CDS encoding class I SAM-dependent methyltransferase codes for the protein MEENRKNHWETVYETKNPNEVSWTQEIPKTSLDFIKSFDLTKNSKIIDIGGGDSKLVDFLIEEGFENITVLDISAKAIEKAKERLGTNAEKVNWIVSDITEFEPNETFEVWHDRATFHFLTSEEQIQKYMETARKSVSGYLTVGTFSENGPKKCSGLDIKQYSEETLTAEMENGFEKIKCVTEDHTTPFETKQNFIFCSFKRQLN
- a CDS encoding lysozyme inhibitor LprI family protein, translating into MRTFIIALVLCISTNFSFAQTQLEMNTEAGNSFLKADKELNSIYAKILKEYKSDTAFIKNLKTAQNIWIKFRDAEMMMKYPDREPGYYGSIQHVCWYNYLEELTKKRTKELKIWLTGIEEGDSCSGSVKTK
- a CDS encoding tyrosine-type recombinase/integrase is translated as MFYQQKKSKTPSQTYFKHCVYGLRFLLKSEGLPYEFLCLPSIKYEKKLPVVLSKEEVWAMLQGAKLLKHKILIGLLYGCGLRCMEARSVRLQDLDLDRKQLKVVQGKGKKDRYVPLSEHLIRGLKKYIEAEKPQDYLFNGQPLVNGAGGDFDNRYSQRGVQWAVRQVAKAVGIKKEVHTHTLRHSYATHLLEDGMDIMTLKDLLGHQNIETTLEYLHIAQLESQRIFSPLDTLFAKCSRSLK
- a CDS encoding helix-turn-helix domain-containing protein; the encoded protein is MEQKIHQGRNVKRFREMLGIKQEALAFDLGNDWNQKKISLLEQKDVIEDDILNQISNSLKIPVEAFQNFDEDQAINIISNTFDNGAFLNTGHSATFNVNPIEKGIEALEEIKRLNLELIKAKDEQIKVLEKLLKEK